CCGTCGATTACGGGCGCGACGAAGCGTATCCCTCAGCTGCCTTCCGCTTCGTGACCCACCGGCCAGGCGACCTCTGGGCTGGCGACTTGGCGGGCTTCAAACAGCCGGTCCTTCGGATGACTTCCCAGCTGGACCATAGAGATGGATGAAAAATGAACTTTGATTCAGAAACCTTCGGTGGCTGGTTGAGGGCCAACGATTCACTCTCATCGTCGCTGCTCCATAATTTGTCTCTCGAAAAATATGGCTATTCTGTACAGGCGGTTTCAGACGCTTCATCGATAATGGCGGCAACGTGCTCAGTGCTCCATATGATGTCGAGATTCATCTGGAAGCAGTGGACTCCCTGAATCTGGTAAGAGCCCTGATGGATTATTCCGTGGAGCATCCTGAAGAGGTCAACTGGGGTTTCACTGAAGTGTCTCTCGTCGCCTTAGAGCCGGAGGGTGACCGCTTCCGCCTCAGTGTCATCTGGGAGGGCTGGGATCGGAAAATTGAGATCCTTTGTCGTCGGGTGTGGGTATCGATACCTAACCATGCAGTCCATGGTTAGGTATCCCGCGTGGAGTCTCTCTCGATACCGAAAAAATTCAATTATTTTGGGTGTTATCAGTTTGTTTGTTCTTGGTCTTCCGCTGGGTGTTATGGCTTTTATAAATGCACGAAAAGCAGAATCCTGTGGTGTAAAAGCCTCCGCCGGAAAAGTGCTTGGAGTCGTAGGATTCATGACCGGTGCGATCGTCCTGGGCGTCTTCGTTTTCACGAGGTAGTGAGCATGGGTGTGGTTGAAGATCTCTGAAGCGCTGAGGCACCTCGCTGCGCTGATTGCCTTGAAGCCCTTCTCTTTCAGCAAGGATGCTGCCTCGCTGACTCTCACCAGCTAGTCCAGCTGCTTCTCATTGTTCATGAGCTGTTCGTCTAGTTCGAGGATGTGTTTAGCGAGGCGAATGGCTTCAGTCCGGGCGACGCAGAGGGATAGTTCTTCCTCGCGGGGCGCCGCCGAGAGATCTCCAAGATCTGGGAGGCGGTGAGGGATCTGCGCGCATCGACCCCCAGGTTGTTGCTGCGCACCAGTGCGTTTTGGGATGATCGGGAAGCGCTTCGGCAGCGCGCCGCCCGGGACGATTAGCCTCTGTTGCCGGGGGCCGGCAGGTTCCACAATTGGGATGGAAGGACGGAGCCACGTACCGAGGCACGCCGTGCTCCGAATCAGGAGGTGCATTCATATGCAGATCGGCCGAGTTCACGCAGCGTCCAAGCCTCACCCTGCCGCCGTCACTGCCATCAAGACATTCCACACCGTGGCGTGGCTTTCGATTGAGTCATGCGTTGTCTACGTGCTCTACCAGGGTGTGGCTGGACGCACTGACAGACGAGTTGGCATGGCAGCGGCGGTGATAGCTGGCGAATCCCTGGTCTTCGCAGGCAATGGATTCCGGTGTCCGCTCACGCAGCTCGCCGAACACTATGGGGCCGAAAGCGGCGCGGTGACGGACATTTACCTTCCGAAATGGTTCGCTCACAACATGCCGGCCATCCACGTTCCACTACTGATAGCCATGGCCTACCTGCACATCCGGAACTTCCGGCGCCGATAGGCCACGAGCGCCGAGTTATCACGCTGGCCTGCCTGGCATCTGCCCGGTTCACTTGCTGGAGCCTTGCTCCCCACCCCGCGCCCGCTTCAGATCCTTCCGCAGGCCTCTGTTATCGGCCCTCAACTCCCGGTTGTCGTCGGCCAGCCCACGATTGTCCTCGGTCAGCTCCCGGTTGTCTTCCGTGAGCCCGCGGTTGGCGGCCTCCAACTCGAGCACCAGTTTCACGCCGGCCAGGTTCAGCCCCTCGTCAAGGAGCGCGCCAATCCTCCGCAGTGTCGCAAGGTCCGTTTCGCTGTAGCGGCGGGTGCCGCCGTCGGTCCTTTTCGGGGTGAGTAGCCCTTTGCGCTCATACAGGCGCAGATTCTGCTGGCCTGTACCCACGAGTTCAGCCGCAACGGAGATGGCGTAGACGCCAAGTCCGTCGCGGTCGGCAGCGTCACGGGTGCCAGCGCCGTCCGCCTCCGCGGGCGTGCCGCCGTCGTAATCCGGCCGCTCGGTGTCGTGATCGCCAGCCATGCAAACCTCTCAAAAAATCTTTGAAAAAACCTCTTGCACCACTCTCTCACCGGTGCTATAAAAAATCTATACCAGCCAACACAGATCCGGAAGGCTGGCACAACAACAAAACCGCATCATGATCTGAAGGAGTGAGAACCAAATGCTGATGCGCACAGACCCGTTCCGCGAATTCGACAGGCTCGCCCAACAGGTTTTTGGCACAACAGCAAGGCCTGCCGGCATGCCGATGGATGCTTGGCAGGAGGACGGCCAATTCATCGTTGCCCTCGATCTGCCGGGCGTCACGCCTGATTCGGTGGAGCTGGACGTCGAAAGCAACGTCTTGACGGTCAAGGCAGAACGTAAGTCGCCTGCGGGCGAGAACACCGAGATGCTTGCCGCCGAACGCCCGCAAGGCGTCTTCAGCCGGCAGCTCATTCTGGGTGACACCCTGGATACCGATGGAATCCAAGCCAGCTACGACGCAGGTGTGCTGACACTCCGCATCCCCGTCGCCGAAAAGGCAAAGCCGCGGCGCATCGAGATCTCGTCCAACAGCCAACGGCAGGAGATCAACGCCTAGCCACAGCTGCTCCGCTGGAGCTCCACCCGGGGGTGGCCAACCCAGCGGAGCGTCAGACCGGGAGCTTCCGATCGGCCGCAGCATCGGAAAAGAGGGCGCAGGCTTCGTGCCACGCCACAGCGCTTGTTGCGCAGAGGAAAACGCGGCCCCTGACGTTGTCTCCCGATTGATGGCTCCCGGCCCATGCCGGGGGCCATCGCCAAATCCGCAGCACGTATCCGGAACCAGCAGTGAGCAACAGCCAACCCGACTACTACTCGATCCTGAACGTGGCTCCCAGCGCGACAGCCCGTGAAATCACCCACGCCTACCGCTCGCTGCTCCGCACCCACCACCCGGATACGCGCAAAAAGCCCGACGACGGCGACACCACCAAGGCGGCCGACCTCCAGGAACTCCACGCCATCATGCAGGCGTACGTGGTGCTCTCGGATCCGGCGAAGCGGAGTGCTTACGATCGCAGTCGGCAAACCGGTACTACATCCAGCGGTTCGTCAGGATCCAGCGGTTCCTCAGGGAAGCCGGTCAAGGTCCGCATCCATAAAGCGCCAGCCGCTCCAGCGGCCAGCGAAAAGGATCAACAGCCTCTGGTCTTCGGCCCGGTCCACTGGGAACCGCTGCCCAGGACAACCCCCGGATTCCCCTCGCCCAAAGTCCGAAGGAGATACATATGAGTGCCTGGCGCTCGTACGACAGCCATCTGATGCCCGCGTTCTACGAGCGATTCGAGAAACGCTGGGGAAAGGGAACCGCGCCGTTCCTGGATCCGGAAGTCCACGAGCAACCCATGCCGCGCGCTCAATGGATCAATGTGGATACCGGAGCGGCTGTGGCCGTGGTCCCTATCTGGACGGACGATCCCGAACGTCGGTCCTTTGGCGTTTTCTACCTCCCGCCGGCCGGCGACATTTGGATACTTCGCCCAGGGCCTACAATGTTTGTCGAACCCGGCAAGGGCGGGAGCAAAGAGCAGGTCTCGCTACGTAACGATGCCTTCAAGAAGGCCGTCAATCACGCCAAGGAATTCATTTACGGGCCGCAGCCCTAGTGTTCTTGCTTCGGGTGTTTTTGCGCCGTCGGGCCAGTCCGCGGTCAGGATTCCCGCAGCACATCCGGTAGCTCATCCACGTACACGGTCTGGGGTGGCTCGAAGTAGATCACCAGCACCTTTTCGCCCACAGGAAAGATGCTCGCCTTGTCGAACGGATAGGCAAAAAACGCGCTGGTACCGCCATGGAAGGGGAGCATGACTTCGCCGATGGTGCCCGGGGCGATGGTCCCGGTCACCCTTCCGATCTTGCCGGTGAGGCTCCGATTGACTTCTCTATGCATCTGACGCCGCATCTGACGCCTTAGCCGGCGCAGACTTCACAGCCGTGGGTCGGGTGGGCGGTGCTGCCGGTCGGCTAGCGCCATCCTTCCCCCTCAAGGCGGAAGCCAGTGACGGCAAGAAGCTGCCAACCTGGGACAGAATCCCACCCACCATGCTGTTCAGTCCATCGCCGCCGTTGAGGACCGTCAGCTGGCCGATGCGTGAGAAAGGCTCCGCAGCTGCCGAAACGATGGCGGGCATGTTCTCCGCGATTTGCTGGTTGATGACAGCTTCCTGGTTCGTTTCCAACGCTTCACCCCTGGCTTTGATACCTTCGGCCTCAGCCAGTGCCTTGGCCTTGACCGCGGATGCCGCAGCGTTGCCGCGCGCAGTGGTCGCCGCTGCCTCGGCTTCACCTGTCACCCTGGTGGCCCCGGCCATGGCTGCCGCAGCCCCCGCATTGGCTTGGGCCTCGAGTTCAACGCGCCGGGCGTTTGCCTGAGCGTCGAGTTCGATGCGTTTCGCCAAGGCCTCGGCGGCACTGATGTCAGCAGCCTTCTTCGCTTCGGCCTCGGTCCTTTGCGCGTAGGCCTTGGCATCCGCTGGCTTGCGGATGGTGGTTTGCAGCTTTTGTTCTTCGCGATCGGCCTCAAGCTTTGCCACTTCGGTCTCCTGGACCACCACCTGCTGCCGCGCAGTAGCATCGGCCAGCGGTCCGGCCTGCGCAGCGTTGGCACGGGCCTGCTCAGCATTCGCCTGCGCGGCAGATTGCTTGATGGCGGACAAGCTTTGGGCATCCGCAATCAGTGCAGCAGCTTCCGCTTCCTTCTCAGCCGCCTCACGGTTGCGGGTGGCCTCGGCGATCCGGGCCTCCATCTTGACCTGGGCAATGTGAGGCTTGGCCAGGTTTTGGATGTAGCCCGTGGGGTCCTGAAGGTCCTTGATCTGCAGGGAATCCACCACGAGGCCAAGCTTCTCCATCTCCACGCCACTGGCACTACGGACGAGTGAGGCGAGCTTGTCGCGCTCGCGGATGATCTCTTCAACAGTCATGCTGCCGATGATGGAGCGGAGATGCCCTTCAAAGACGTTGTACACCTGGCTCTCCATTTTCGGCTGTTGCCCCAGGAACCGCCGGGCGGCGTTCGCGATGAATGGGGGAGCGTCGCCAATCTTGTAGATCACCACGCCGTCCACAATCACCTGGATACCCTGGGACGTGACGCACGAGACCTTGAGTTCCGTTTCATTCAGCGTCAATGCAAGGGTTCGCACCGTCTGCAGCCCCGGAACCACCAAAGCGCCCTTGCCCGTGACGATCTTGAAATCCATGCCGTCGGTATTCTCGAGCGTGCCGCGGGTCAGCCCCGAAATGATCAGGGCCTCGTTCGGTTCCGCCACCTTCCACATTGCCTTGGTTGCCAACCAAATGAAGCCGATGACAACAATCACGCCAAGAATGCCGGCGATCAAGGGGAAAAATGCCGAGAGGTCGTCCATTGACCTTGTCCCTTCAGACGATGTGAACCGGCCTCATCCATTGACCCCCATAGGCCATGCGCCTGTTCGTGTACACAGTCTCGTTGGGGCAGAGCAGGGAAGTCCAGCAATTTTGTGCGTCATTTGTGCCACGACGCCGGGCCAGGACGGCCGCTTCGGCCACCTAAGCCAGCCACCCGCCGTCGAGCTTTAACAAAGAAGGCTGGTGCAACCTTTGGAGAGAATCCGTAGGTGGCTGCACCAGCTGCTAGTACGACTTTCTGTTTATTAGTTGTGACACCTGTTCATTGGCCGCTCCTAGTTCCCGGCTTCTATTATTTCCGGGCCTTTTTATCGTCTGTGAAGTACTGGGCGAACATCCAACCAGCGGCGATCATCAGGATGCCCAGCACCATGTGAGACCAGTTGTCCACAGAGTTTAGGGACAGGAAGTTGGCTGCGGAATCGACGCCGACGCTCAGTCCGTAGATGCTCAGCACGATGTACAGGGCGCCAAAGCCCATCAGGAAGTTCCGCGCGCCGTGTGCCGTACGGGACATCGCCCATCCCGTGGCGCCGATGGCCAGTTGTACGAGGTTGAGCAGCACGGATACCTGGAACGCGCCAAAGAGCATCGCATGCGAGTCAGGGCCGAAGAATTGCAGCTCCGAGTACTGCATGGTGATGCCTGGAATGAAGCCCAGGATGCCCACCAGCGCAACGACGCCACCCACACCCAGGCCTACTACCTGGATGTCTTGCCGTCCGAAATGGACGCCGCGTGCATGTGAAGCAGACGTACTCATGTCGCCCTCCAGTCACCCCTTTGCGAACATCTCCCATTTTACGGCCGGTTCATGCAAAAAGCGCTGGGATTGGCGGTATTACAGGGCGCCTGCCGGGGGAGTGCTGCCTACCGTGGCACGATAGAACACGATGAAACTGCGCGCTGATCAGACCGGAAACCGTGGCCTCCCGATGCCCCTTTGGCTACAGGGTGGTTTGGAAGCGGCGCAGGCAGCCTTCATTTCCGCCATTGTTGTTGTGCTTCCATTGGTGGGAGTGTGGGCCACCGACGGATTCCAGAACCGGAACGTTGACTTCCTGGCGCGCCTGGCCGGGCAGGCCTGGCTGCTGATCCACGGTGTTCCGTTGACCTTGGCGCAGGTCAATATGGGCACGGCCGGCCAGCCGGGAACGGGTCTTCTTTCGCTGATTCCACTTGGACTGACGCTCATTCCGTTCCTGCTTGCCTGGCGGGCGGGACGACGACTTGCCCGCGCTTCCTACACGGACCAGCTGTGGCAGGCCTTCATGGGAGCCTGCGTTGTGTACGCCGCGTTCGGCACAGCGACAGGATTCGTGTGCCGCACCCCCGAGGTGGTCATCAACCTGTGGTTCGCCATGACCATCCCGCTGATCGCCTTCGCACTTGGGCTGGTGGTCGGCGCTCGGCGCGAGGCCGGCTCCTGGAGCAGGCTCATCGGTGTGGACGCCGTGGCCTGGATCGCGAAGACCAGCCAACACTCACGGTGGGCGGGCTCATACGTCGGCTCAGCGTTGAAGGCCGGATTCGTTGCAACGATGGCCGCCGTGTGCCTCGCCGCAGTGCTGTTGGCCGTGGACATCGTCTGGCACTGGACGGACATCATCGCTGTTTACGAAGGACTCCAAGCGGGCGCGTTGGGCGGGGCCGTCCTCACGATCGCGCAGCTCGGCTTCCTTCCCAACCTCGTGGTCTTCGCTTTGGCATGGTCCTCCGGGGCTGGCTTCTCGCTTGGCGTCGGCTCGCACGCCGGGCCGCTGGGCACCGCCGTCGGGCCCCTGCCTGCCGTCCCGGTTTTCGGTGGGCTTCCCTCCGGACAACTGGACGCCGGGCCCATGGCTCTTGCCCTCCCCGTGGTTGCGGGGATCATGGCCGGCTGGTGGTTCCTGCGCGAAGGCGAAAACCACTTCGACGAGTGGCTCTCCATCAAGATCAAGGCACGCTGGTTCACAGCCGCGGCGTCCACCCTGTTCCTGGGCGCCTTCATTGGAGCCGTCGCTGGGGTGTTGAGCGGTGCGCTCGCATGGGTCGCCCGAGGCTCAGCCGGTATCGGCCGGCTCACGGAAATCGGACCCCACCCACTATGGACGGCAGTCTGGCTGGCCGCCGAAGTGGGCATCGGCGTCGTGGTCGGATACGCAGTGGGTCCGTGGCTGGAGCGCCGCCAGAAGCTGCGCGAGGCGAACCTGGACGAAGTAGCGTTCGACGACGAACACGCCTGAGGTTGTGGGCCCGGCTTTTCGCTGGGCCGGGCTTTCGTTGGCTCGGCTAGCGGACCGGGCCCGGCATCGAGTCCTCAAGCTGCGTGAGGCACTGTGTCTTGGCGGATTCCGTCAGCGCCGAGCGACTGCAATCCTGATAGGTGGTGACCTGCTTGAAGAAGAGCACGGACGTCAGAATCAGCAGGCACATGACCGCCGAGACCACGAGTCCTGAAATGGTGCCGAACAACACCAGTCGAGGGTGCTTGTACTTCACCGACCGGACCAGCACAACGATGCCCAGCACCAAACCCGCAATCGTCAGGATGGCGCTCAACCACACGTAGTTCACGTTCAGGGAGAACACGAAAAACGATCCCAAAGCCGACAAAAGGAAAGCGCGGAACAGGATCTGCGTCACGCCGAAGGCGGACTTTTCCGCCGCAGTGCGGGGTTGCTGGCTCGGCCTGGGACCGACGTCGGGATTCATGTTTTCCAGCCTACGCGAGCCGCCCATAAGCTAGTGCAATGCGCATTGTTGTCCTCGTGTCCGGTACTGGTTCCAACCTTCAGGCTGTCATCGACGCCGTGAAGTCGGGTGAACTGGATGTCGAGATCGCCGCTGTGGGGGCGGACCGGCCCGATACCTACGGTGTGGAGCGCTCGGACGAGGCCGGCATTGAGACCTTCGTGGTGAACTTCAACTCGTTTGAAACCCGCGCCGAATGGGACGCTGCCTTGCGCGACAAGGTCCTCTCTTATGCCCCGGATGTGGTGGTGTCTTCCGGCTTCATGCGGATCGTCAGCGCCGACTTCATCGACGCCTTCAACGGCAAGTACGTCAACACCCACCCGGCGCTGCTCCCATCCTTCCCTGGCGCCCACGGTGTCCGCGACGCCATGGCTTACGGGGTGAAGGTCACGGGCTGCACGGTTCACTGGGCCGACGCCGGCGTGGACACGGGCCCCATCATCGCCCAGGAAGCCGTTGTGGTTGAGCCCAATGACACCGAGGAAACCCTGCACGAGCGCATCAAGGTAGTTGAGCGCCGCCTGCTGGTTCAGACGCTGGCTGACCTCGCCGCCGCTCCTCCCAACTAGGTCGCACTTAAGCGCGTTTAGACCCCTCAAAACGCGCTGTGCTGCTACCTAGTTTCCGTAGAGCATCTTGGGCCTGTGGATAACGCCGCATGGGCATGGTGATGTTTGTCAGCATGGGGCATGAAGACTCCTCGGCCGATGCCTGAACCACTCTCGTCGATACCATTCACCTGGCAGGAAGCTGTTGCAGCCGGGATATCTCGACGGCGGTTGAGTCACCACGGTCTAGACTCGCCGAGCCGGGCGATTCGAGTCCCTCGTCTGAAAACAGAACATGCCCTCGCGGACCTGGTTCGTCCGGTCACCCTGGTCACGCCATTTTCGGCGGCCTCGCATGCCACTGCTTTTTTGCTGTGGGAGTTCCCAGGGTTTTTACCGGGTAGTCACAGACCAGACATCCACATCTCGCGGCCCCACACCATGGCCATCCCTCGACGGCGCGGTGTGGTGGGACATCGGGGACAGTTCTTCGAGGATGAAATCACGACGTTCAATGGCCTCCTTATCACCAGCCGGGCTCGCACGTGGCTGGACTGTGCCCGGAAAATGGACATCGACGAGATCACTGTCGTTGCGGATCATTTGCTGCGTATCCCGAGGCCGGAATTCGAGGGACGCAGTGAGCCCCACTGCACCATGGATGAGCTTGAAGAAATGCTGGACCGGCACTGGGGTACACCGGGTATCCGCAAGGCGCGCCTCGCTTTGGAGCAAGCCTGCGTGGGTGCCGACTCTTCCCCCGAAACGAGGCTGAGGCTGGCGCTCAAGTGGGCTGGCCTGCCCACAGCGGAAGTCAACGTAGCTACGGAACTAAGTCCCGGCGTCGTGCGTCAACCGGATTTGGCATATCGCGAGCAGCGCGTTGCCGTCGAGTACGAGGGCGTGGGCCATTCGGATCCGGAGCAGATCGTGAGGGACATTGCCCGCGAGGAAGACTTCAGCCGGGCAGGGTGGATATTGGTCCGGATCTCAAAGCGCCACATGACCAATGACGCGAGGTCCGCTGTGGCCAAGGTCCGCAGGGCGCTCGAAGCCCGCGGCTGGTCGCCCAAGTAGGTCGCAGTAGAGCGCGTTTTGACGACTCAAAACGCGCTCTACTGCGACTCAGTTGGGTACGCGGGGCGCTTACTCGAGCACCCGCTGTTTTGTCTCGGGGGCGAAAAACGCCATCCACAGAACCGACAGCAGTACCAGCCCGCCGGCCATCGCGAACGACTGTGCCAGTCCGAACTCGGGCCAGAAGAAGGAAGCGAACACCAAAGGCCCGAAGCCTGCGCCGATGCGGGAGAACGTCGAGGCCCAGCCGAAGCCTGATCCCCGGAGTTCTGTGGGATACAGCTCGGACACGTAAGCATAGAGGACCGGGATTGCCACCTGGACCACGAAGCCGAACACCAACAGCCAGAACACTGCGGCAGTTGGCACGTCCACCACGAACGCCACGATCACCAGCGTCAGCGCGGATAGCGGACCGGTGATGGCGAGGATCCACTTGCGGCCCACGCGCTCCACCAACAGCGCGGCGACCACCACGCCCAAAAGCCCGACGGCGGCCATCCCGGCTGTGGTGACGAAGGCTTTGTACTCCTCGAATCCGGCGCCAATGAGGATCCGGGGCATCCACGTCAGCGACAGGTAATAGACCAACAAGATGCTGAAGAACAGGGCCCAGGCGGCCGTCGTGATTTTCCAGTTGAACGTCCAGATCTTGCGCAACTGTTCCCATGCGCTGCCGGGGGAGAGCCGGGGAGCGGCTTGGGGTTCGGGCAGGCTATACGCGCGGGGTGAAGCGCCCGTGGCCTCCACCAAACCATCAATCACCGCCGCTGCCTCAGCCCGACGGCCGGCACGAATCAGGAACAACGGGGACTCGGGAACACTGCGCCGCACCCAGAAAACGAGCAACGCCGGCAGCACCATAATCAGCATGGTGAGCCGCCAGTCCCCAAAGGCGGCAACGAGGCCGGCGGAGATGAAGCCACAGAGCGCCGCACCCACAGGCCACCAGCCATCCATCGCAGTGAGGACTTTGCCCCGCTGCTTCCGCGGCGTGAACTCACCCACCAGCGCGTAGTCCACCGGGATGCAGCCGCCCAGCCCAAACCCGGCCATGAAGCGGAAGATGCAGAACCACACAATGTCCGGGGCGAAGGCGCCGAGCACGGTGAAGATGCTGAAGATCAGGAGGGTGGCCGTGAAGGCCTTCTTGCGCCCGATGGTATCTGCGATGGTTCCCCAGGCGAACGCGCCGACGGCCATGCCCACCAGG
This window of the Arthrobacter sp. StoSoilB5 genome carries:
- a CDS encoding MerR family transcriptional regulator, coding for MAGDHDTERPDYDGGTPAEADGAGTRDAADRDGLGVYAISVAAELVGTGQQNLRLYERKGLLTPKRTDGGTRRYSETDLATLRRIGALLDEGLNLAGVKLVLELEAANRGLTEDNRELTEDNRGLADDNRELRADNRGLRKDLKRARGGEQGSSK
- a CDS encoding Hsp20/alpha crystallin family protein; protein product: MLMRTDPFREFDRLAQQVFGTTARPAGMPMDAWQEDGQFIVALDLPGVTPDSVELDVESNVLTVKAERKSPAGENTEMLAAERPQGVFSRQLILGDTLDTDGIQASYDAGVLTLRIPVAEKAKPRRIEISSNSQRQEINA
- a CDS encoding DnaJ domain-containing protein, with the translated sequence MSNSQPDYYSILNVAPSATAREITHAYRSLLRTHHPDTRKKPDDGDTTKAADLQELHAIMQAYVVLSDPAKRSAYDRSRQTGTTSSGSSGSSGSSGKPVKVRIHKAPAAPAASEKDQQPLVFGPVHWEPLPRTTPGFPSPKVRRRYI
- a CDS encoding flotillin family protein; translation: MDDLSAFFPLIAGILGVIVVIGFIWLATKAMWKVAEPNEALIISGLTRGTLENTDGMDFKIVTGKGALVVPGLQTVRTLALTLNETELKVSCVTSQGIQVIVDGVVIYKIGDAPPFIANAARRFLGQQPKMESQVYNVFEGHLRSIIGSMTVEEIIRERDKLASLVRSASGVEMEKLGLVVDSLQIKDLQDPTGYIQNLAKPHIAQVKMEARIAEATRNREAAEKEAEAAALIADAQSLSAIKQSAAQANAEQARANAAQAGPLADATARQQVVVQETEVAKLEADREEQKLQTTIRKPADAKAYAQRTEAEAKKAADISAAEALAKRIELDAQANARRVELEAQANAGAAAAMAGATRVTGEAEAAATTARGNAAASAVKAKALAEAEGIKARGEALETNQEAVINQQIAENMPAIVSAAAEPFSRIGQLTVLNGGDGLNSMVGGILSQVGSFLPSLASALRGKDGASRPAAPPTRPTAVKSAPAKASDAASDA
- a CDS encoding DUF4383 domain-containing protein, translated to MSTSASHARGVHFGRQDIQVVGLGVGGVVALVGILGFIPGITMQYSELQFFGPDSHAMLFGAFQVSVLLNLVQLAIGATGWAMSRTAHGARNFLMGFGALYIVLSIYGLSVGVDSAANFLSLNSVDNWSHMVLGILMIAAGWMFAQYFTDDKKARK
- a CDS encoding DUF6350 family protein, whose amino-acid sequence is MKLRADQTGNRGLPMPLWLQGGLEAAQAAFISAIVVVLPLVGVWATDGFQNRNVDFLARLAGQAWLLIHGVPLTLAQVNMGTAGQPGTGLLSLIPLGLTLIPFLLAWRAGRRLARASYTDQLWQAFMGACVVYAAFGTATGFVCRTPEVVINLWFAMTIPLIAFALGLVVGARREAGSWSRLIGVDAVAWIAKTSQHSRWAGSYVGSALKAGFVATMAAVCLAAVLLAVDIVWHWTDIIAVYEGLQAGALGGAVLTIAQLGFLPNLVVFALAWSSGAGFSLGVGSHAGPLGTAVGPLPAVPVFGGLPSGQLDAGPMALALPVVAGIMAGWWFLREGENHFDEWLSIKIKARWFTAAASTLFLGAFIGAVAGVLSGALAWVARGSAGIGRLTEIGPHPLWTAVWLAAEVGIGVVVGYAVGPWLERRQKLREANLDEVAFDDEHA
- the purN gene encoding phosphoribosylglycinamide formyltransferase; this translates as MRIVVLVSGTGSNLQAVIDAVKSGELDVEIAAVGADRPDTYGVERSDEAGIETFVVNFNSFETRAEWDAALRDKVLSYAPDVVVSSGFMRIVSADFIDAFNGKYVNTHPALLPSFPGAHGVRDAMAYGVKVTGCTVHWADAGVDTGPIIAQEAVVVEPNDTEETLHERIKVVERRLLVQTLADLAAAPPN
- a CDS encoding MFS transporter, whose protein sequence is MNTYTAVPSGEQVVQELPWKWKVQGKIFVIGGLGFMFDAWDVTLNGILIPLLSKHWSLQPADAAWIGTANLVGMAVGAFAWGTIADTIGRKKAFTATLLIFSIFTVLGAFAPDIVWFCIFRFMAGFGLGGCIPVDYALVGEFTPRKQRGKVLTAMDGWWPVGAALCGFISAGLVAAFGDWRLTMLIMVLPALLVFWVRRSVPESPLFLIRAGRRAEAAAVIDGLVEATGASPRAYSLPEPQAAPRLSPGSAWEQLRKIWTFNWKITTAAWALFFSILLVYYLSLTWMPRILIGAGFEEYKAFVTTAGMAAVGLLGVVVAALLVERVGRKWILAITGPLSALTLVIVAFVVDVPTAAVFWLLVFGFVVQVAIPVLYAYVSELYPTELRGSGFGWASTFSRIGAGFGPLVFASFFWPEFGLAQSFAMAGGLVLLSVLWMAFFAPETKQRVLE